The Chthoniobacterales bacterium genome contains a region encoding:
- the arsD gene encoding arsenite efflux transporter metallochaperone ArsD, giving the protein MKTIQVYDPPMCCSTGICGTDIDPDLVNFAAMLAQLGARGLKIERYNLGQQPMAFAQNPAVKSLLEKEGTEALPVIFLDGEIYLKGRYPTKEERPALFRTALGEEAEVAP; this is encoded by the coding sequence ATGAAAACCATCCAAGTCTATGACCCGCCCATGTGCTGCTCGACCGGCATTTGCGGCACCGACATTGATCCTGATCTCGTGAACTTCGCCGCGATGCTCGCGCAACTCGGCGCGCGCGGCCTCAAAATCGAACGCTACAATCTCGGCCAGCAGCCGATGGCTTTCGCGCAGAATCCCGCGGTCAAGTCGCTACTGGAGAAGGAAGGCACGGAGGCGCTGCCGGTCATCTTTCTCGATGGAGAGATTTACTTAAAGGGGCGCTATCCGACGAAGGAAGAGCGGCCGGCTTTGTTTCGCACGGCGCTCGGCGAGGAAGCTGAGGTGGCACCGTGA
- a CDS encoding FAD-dependent oxidoreductase, producing the protein MKSSSPKTIIIIGGVAGGASCAARLRRMDESAEIIVLERGPYASFANCGLPYHIGGIIEKEDSLLVAKGPVFKERYAIDLRTRHEAVSIDRGAGEVEVRDLAGDLTYRLRYDALVLAPGAAPLRPPLPGIDLPGIFTLRSIPDTRLINGWIAQHAAKTSVIVGGGFIGLEMAENLKHLGLEVTIVEMLPQVMPPIDVEMVTPVHEYLTAKGIKLALGAAVAGFAEKDGRLEVLTKDGPAHPADIVILAIGVRPETSLAKAAGLTLGERGGIRVDEQMRTSDPNIFAVGDAVEVRDRVTGAWTLLALAGPANRQGRIAADAICGRDVAFHGTQGTAICGIFDLAVGSTGTSEKVLQRAGITDYEKIYLHAGSHAGYYPGAEKIHLKLIFRTADGLILGAQAVGLAGVDKRIDVIAMAIQKGATVYDLEEAELCYAPQFGSAKDPVNFAGMIAANHLRGDDPIIHWQGPQLTDFDLLDVRDPDEFAVGHAPGARNIPLNSLRASLDDLPKDRPLAVYCAVGGRAHNAVRLLRQHGYNASNLSGGYTTYCHVTAATNSVQ; encoded by the coding sequence ATGAAATCCTCATCTCCCAAAACCATCATCATCATCGGCGGCGTCGCGGGCGGCGCATCGTGTGCCGCGCGCCTGCGCCGCATGGATGAATCCGCCGAGATCATCGTACTCGAACGCGGACCCTATGCCTCATTCGCCAACTGCGGACTGCCCTATCACATCGGCGGGATCATTGAGAAGGAAGACTCTCTGTTAGTCGCCAAGGGACCCGTCTTCAAGGAACGCTACGCCATCGATTTGCGCACGCGTCACGAAGCCGTGTCGATTGATCGCGGAGCCGGCGAAGTGGAAGTGCGTGATCTCGCGGGGGATCTAACTTATCGCCTGCGCTATGACGCGCTGGTCCTCGCGCCAGGCGCGGCCCCGCTGCGGCCGCCGTTGCCAGGGATCGATCTGCCCGGAATTTTCACCCTCCGCAGCATCCCCGACACGCGGCTCATCAATGGATGGATCGCGCAACACGCCGCGAAGACCTCTGTGATCGTCGGCGGCGGATTCATCGGTCTGGAGATGGCGGAGAATCTCAAACATCTGGGCTTGGAAGTAACCATCGTGGAAATGCTCCCGCAAGTCATGCCGCCCATCGATGTGGAAATGGTTACCCCGGTGCATGAATATCTAACGGCGAAGGGAATCAAGCTTGCCCTCGGTGCCGCCGTCGCCGGTTTTGCGGAAAAAGACGGCCGGCTCGAGGTTCTAACCAAGGACGGTCCGGCACATCCTGCGGACATCGTCATTCTCGCCATCGGCGTCCGCCCGGAAACGTCGCTTGCCAAAGCCGCGGGCCTGACGCTCGGCGAGCGCGGCGGCATCCGCGTGGACGAACAGATGCGCACGAGCGATCCTAACATCTTCGCCGTCGGCGATGCGGTGGAAGTGCGCGATCGCGTCACCGGCGCGTGGACGCTGCTCGCCCTTGCCGGCCCCGCGAACCGCCAGGGCCGCATCGCTGCCGATGCCATCTGCGGGCGCGACGTTGCTTTCCACGGCACCCAAGGCACCGCGATTTGCGGGATCTTCGACCTTGCCGTCGGCTCCACCGGTACGAGCGAAAAGGTGCTGCAACGCGCCGGCATTACGGATTACGAGAAAATCTATCTGCACGCCGGCAGCCACGCCGGCTACTACCCCGGTGCGGAGAAGATCCACCTCAAGCTGATTTTCCGCACTGCGGACGGCCTCATCCTCGGCGCGCAGGCCGTCGGCCTGGCGGGCGTGGACAAGCGTATCGATGTCATCGCGATGGCGATCCAGAAAGGCGCGACCGTTTACGATCTCGAAGAGGCGGAACTCTGTTATGCGCCGCAGTTCGGCTCCGCCAAGGACCCGGTCAACTTCGCCGGCATGATCGCCGCCAACCACCTGCGAGGCGACGATCCGATCATCCACTGGCAAGGTCCGCAACTAACGGATTTCGACCTGCTGGACGTGCGCGATCCGGATGAGTTCGCCGTAGGCCATGCGCCCGGCGCGAGAAACATCCCACTCAACTCGCTCCGTGCGTCGCTCGACGACTTGCCCAAAGACCGCCCGCTCGCCGTCTATTGCGCCGTCGGTGGCCGCGCCCACAACGCCGTGCGGCTCCTGCGCCAGCATGGGTACAACGCCTCGAATCTATCCGGCGGCTACACCACTTATTGCCACGTCACTGCGGCCACGAATTCCGTGCAGTAA
- a CDS encoding DUF3857 domain-containing protein, translated as MIKSFPRLLAVFLVALPCVSMAASQALIVTGIAGNSANAEEFQRLALETKRLLAERGIPANRIELLTGKVSRDQILEKLRAAADTPESDEFWLVLYGHSGKSQGGVPAFQVSGPRLTAKDIQETLDAIPARQTVFIATSESGAFLPLLQNPKRTVISATKGGGESDQPRFPAHWIEALAENPKASIAWTAARAAELTSQEYTHSSLAQIEHARLADPATGKILEPPFGVNLEAAPETTFTVSSGDDAPSAQDIQVKIKDPTAEWEHQPATAETQKIIAEARAVPNPEGYSAIVLEQKLGFTVEEDRTTDQLTKMRVFIAREDAADDWANYFLPQAPPAITTKLEYARVIHPDGSSIAFNPAKLPGTTTPDESGDSAAPMVYLPETGAGCVVEVGWRTRQILDATLPHVSVNLPLQRAVPILKTSLDVRVPEKPAYRVALNHFESKSNERVENGRRIFSWQLDHLPAAENLPGDPPAPLWEVSLGISSLPSWEEFAAWYRRLAQDSDAIDDTVKKAAASIVTNAPSRREKIHRSFEFVSALRYIAVEIGVQGFRPRTPARVLANRYGDCKDKANLLGAMLRSQGIDARFVLLNRGSFTDVNFPSWQFNHAICLVPGAPGTDQPDDLWLDSTDSTAPFGFVPPGDYGRAGLVFTPTKAEFKTVSSQNKSGSETHDDWNLTQLENGGWSGTWTRVATGFAEDGLRRQFRGITPQQRQFNIYHIATELWPAADFSDAVIGDVSDLRAAAQIRTKVVSGSAALPPANFSDRALFSPPQRDRPLLLNDGQPMSLRQTVLLRYTAKPPALPAAWQKEVAGEKLSITWRQVDANTIERTALLELHQPLVPAADYAALRQALREWDAAQH; from the coding sequence GTGATCAAGTCGTTCCCCCGATTGCTGGCAGTTTTTCTCGTCGCACTGCCATGCGTTTCGATGGCGGCGTCACAGGCATTGATCGTCACCGGCATCGCGGGCAACTCCGCCAACGCCGAGGAATTTCAGCGGCTTGCACTCGAAACGAAACGCCTCCTCGCCGAACGCGGCATTCCGGCGAATCGAATCGAACTCCTGACCGGCAAAGTCAGCCGTGACCAGATTTTGGAAAAACTGCGCGCTGCCGCCGACACTCCCGAGTCGGACGAATTCTGGCTGGTGCTTTACGGGCATTCTGGAAAGTCGCAGGGCGGAGTTCCGGCGTTTCAGGTGAGCGGACCGCGACTCACCGCGAAGGATATTCAGGAAACGCTCGACGCGATTCCAGCGCGGCAAACGGTCTTCATCGCCACGAGCGAGAGCGGGGCTTTTTTGCCGCTTTTGCAGAACCCGAAACGCACCGTGATTTCCGCGACCAAAGGCGGCGGCGAATCGGATCAACCGCGTTTCCCGGCGCATTGGATCGAGGCCTTGGCGGAAAATCCCAAGGCGTCCATCGCCTGGACGGCGGCGCGTGCGGCGGAATTAACCAGTCAGGAATACACCCATTCGAGTCTGGCTCAAATCGAGCACGCACGGCTCGCGGACCCGGCCACGGGCAAAATCCTGGAGCCACCGTTTGGGGTGAATCTGGAGGCTGCACCAGAAACCACTTTCACCGTCAGTTCCGGTGACGACGCCCCGAGCGCGCAGGACATTCAGGTTAAAATCAAGGACCCCACCGCCGAATGGGAGCATCAGCCCGCGACTGCGGAAACCCAGAAAATCATCGCCGAGGCGCGGGCGGTGCCGAATCCGGAAGGTTACTCCGCCATCGTGCTCGAGCAAAAACTCGGGTTCACCGTTGAGGAGGATCGCACCACGGATCAACTGACGAAAATGCGCGTTTTCATTGCCCGCGAGGACGCCGCTGATGACTGGGCGAACTATTTTCTGCCGCAGGCTCCGCCCGCCATTACGACCAAACTCGAATACGCGCGAGTGATTCATCCCGATGGGAGTTCCATTGCTTTCAACCCGGCCAAACTCCCCGGCACGACCACGCCTGATGAGAGCGGAGACTCGGCGGCCCCGATGGTTTATCTGCCCGAAACCGGAGCTGGTTGCGTGGTCGAAGTCGGCTGGCGCACGCGTCAGATTCTGGACGCGACGTTGCCGCACGTTTCCGTAAATCTGCCACTGCAACGCGCCGTGCCCATCCTTAAAACCAGCCTCGACGTGCGCGTGCCGGAGAAGCCCGCCTATCGCGTGGCGCTGAATCATTTCGAGTCGAAATCCAATGAACGCGTGGAAAATGGACGCCGCATTTTTAGCTGGCAACTCGACCATTTGCCCGCCGCCGAGAATCTCCCCGGCGACCCGCCCGCACCGCTTTGGGAAGTGTCGCTCGGGATCAGTTCGCTGCCGTCGTGGGAGGAATTTGCCGCCTGGTATCGGCGCCTGGCGCAGGACTCGGACGCCATCGACGACACCGTAAAAAAGGCCGCCGCGTCCATTGTGACGAACGCTCCCTCGCGACGGGAAAAGATTCACCGCTCATTCGAGTTTGTTTCCGCCCTGCGTTACATCGCGGTCGAGATCGGAGTCCAAGGGTTCCGTCCGCGCACCCCGGCGCGAGTGCTGGCGAATCGTTACGGCGACTGCAAGGACAAGGCCAATCTCCTCGGCGCGATGCTGCGTTCGCAGGGAATCGACGCGCGTTTCGTCCTGCTGAATCGCGGCTCGTTTACCGATGTGAATTTTCCAAGCTGGCAATTTAACCACGCCATTTGCCTCGTTCCCGGAGCGCCCGGAACCGACCAGCCGGACGATCTCTGGCTCGACTCGACCGACAGCACGGCACCCTTCGGATTTGTGCCGCCGGGTGATTACGGACGCGCCGGACTCGTTTTCACTCCGACGAAGGCGGAGTTCAAAACCGTCTCCAGTCAGAACAAAAGTGGCAGCGAAACGCACGATGATTGGAATCTAACTCAACTGGAAAACGGTGGCTGGTCGGGCACCTGGACGCGCGTCGCGACGGGTTTTGCGGAAGACGGATTGCGTCGGCAGTTTCGCGGCATCACACCGCAGCAACGGCAGTTTAATATTTATCACATCGCCACCGAACTCTGGCCCGCCGCAGACTTTTCCGATGCAGTCATCGGCGACGTGAGCGACCTGCGCGCCGCCGCCCAGATACGAACCAAAGTCGTCTCTGGCTCCGCTGCACTCCCGCCGGCGAACTTCAGCGACCGCGCCCTTTTCAGTCCGCCGCAACGGGATCGTCCGCTGCTCCTGAACGACGGCCAGCCGATGTCTCTAAGACAAACCGTTTTGCTGCGTTATACAGCGAAGCCGCCCGCGCTCCCGGCTGCCTGGCAAAAGGAAGTGGCAGGTGAAAAACTCAGCATCACCTGGCGACAGGTCGATGCGAACACCATCGAACGCACCGCCCTTCTCGAACTCCATCAACCCCTCGTCCCCGCCGCCGATTACGCGGCGTTGCGTCAAGCGCTCCGCGAGTGGGACGCCGCCCAGCACTAA
- a CDS encoding DUF4405 domain-containing protein, with protein sequence MKRGLLNLLIDLLAAIALLVMIATGYILRFPLPPTTNRTHELWGLSRHEWGTVHSWASIGLLGVLLLHVILHWEWILTTIRRRFASTNKAVSRQRFLAGIITLAVLVMAGGLFAWLTRLGVRELDTPLHPLRGRTDVMTLPAVILPTNLTVVRTVDFQRDVLPVFEASCIGCHGPKKKRANFRADRRENFFATANGTPLIVPGDAAKSRLIAIVSGEVKDMKSAEDHLLPPSEIELLKTWINAGADWPSKQPANQSTKNP encoded by the coding sequence ATGAAACGAGGACTCCTTAATCTGCTTATTGACCTGCTGGCCGCAATCGCATTGCTGGTCATGATCGCAACAGGTTACATTCTGCGCTTCCCGTTGCCGCCAACCACGAATCGCACGCACGAGTTGTGGGGGTTGTCGCGACACGAGTGGGGGACGGTTCATTCATGGGCAAGTATCGGTTTGCTGGGGGTGTTGTTACTACACGTTATCCTGCATTGGGAGTGGATATTAACAACGATCCGCCGTCGTTTCGCAAGTACTAACAAGGCTGTGTCCAGGCAAAGGTTTCTCGCCGGGATCATCACGCTGGCGGTGCTTGTGATGGCGGGTGGATTGTTTGCCTGGCTAACGCGCCTTGGTGTTAGGGAATTGGATACTCCGTTGCATCCCTTGCGCGGGCGCACGGACGTGATGACTCTTCCCGCGGTCATTTTGCCGACTAACCTGACTGTGGTGCGGACAGTGGATTTTCAGAGGGACGTGCTCCCGGTATTTGAAGCCTCCTGCATCGGCTGTCATGGCCCGAAGAAGAAGCGTGCCAACTTTCGCGCGGACCGGCGGGAGAATTTCTTCGCGACCGCAAACGGGACGCCCCTCATCGTGCCGGGTGACGCCGCAAAGAGCCGGCTCATAGCCATCGTTTCCGGCGAAGTGAAGGATATGAAATCCGCCGAGGATCATCTCCTGCCGCCATCTGAAATCGAGCTTCTGAAGACCTGGATCAACGCGGGTGCGGACTGGCCAAGCAAACAACCTGCAAATCAATCCACGAAAAACCCATGA
- a CDS encoding Nramp family divalent metal transporter has protein sequence MSTPSTQFAVASLNLSATVEDVKGDSSVAHRPPARATKLRSSRWFGSGLIMAASGIGASDIITATVGGATYGVTLLWALALGAFFKFVLSEGLARWQLATGTTLLEGWACYLPRWVLAVFMGYLVLWAIAVSGALVSGCGLAIENITRGAVPRSWGALAQAVVAFGFIYADRTGGFSRVMKPLIVVMFISIVVCAVLTFREPVSALKGFLVPRIPANGGAYVLSIIGGIGGSLTLLSYNYLLRGDNKVDPANLRSVRMDLAVAYLFTAVFGVSVMLIANRVFHSAGVAITDREAVSRMAGLLAEITGPAGFYIYSIGFWAAVLASLIGVWQTVPTIFADGSSLLRRIPQSARDAAMQPSSWQYRTGLAFMALVSVPFAFLGRPLLVVVAFTIIGSLFIPFLAATLLYLNNRAPWPGPIRRNNAATNAVLVLVLLLFAVTGGLEIFRALSRP, from the coding sequence ATGAGCACGCCTTCGACACAATTTGCCGTTGCCTCGCTGAACCTCAGCGCTACGGTTGAAGATGTGAAGGGAGATAGCAGTGTTGCACATCGCCCTCCAGCGCGTGCGACCAAATTACGTTCCTCGCGATGGTTTGGTTCCGGACTCATCATGGCGGCCAGTGGCATCGGCGCGAGTGACATCATTACCGCCACAGTCGGAGGGGCAACCTATGGAGTAACGCTCTTGTGGGCGCTGGCGCTCGGGGCATTCTTCAAATTTGTCCTGAGCGAGGGGCTGGCCCGTTGGCAACTCGCCACCGGCACCACGCTGTTGGAGGGTTGGGCATGTTACCTTCCGCGCTGGGTGCTGGCTGTTTTCATGGGCTACCTCGTCCTATGGGCGATTGCGGTGAGCGGCGCACTCGTGAGCGGCTGCGGATTGGCGATTGAGAATATCACCCGCGGTGCGGTTCCACGATCTTGGGGTGCGCTCGCACAAGCGGTCGTTGCGTTCGGGTTTATTTACGCAGACCGAACCGGTGGATTTTCGCGGGTGATGAAGCCCCTCATTGTCGTCATGTTCATCAGCATCGTCGTATGCGCCGTGTTGACTTTTCGCGAACCGGTTTCCGCGCTCAAAGGATTTCTTGTTCCCCGGATTCCAGCCAATGGCGGTGCTTATGTGCTGTCCATTATCGGAGGCATCGGCGGATCGTTGACGCTGCTGAGCTACAACTATCTTTTGCGTGGTGACAATAAAGTCGACCCGGCCAACCTTCGGAGCGTGCGGATGGATCTCGCGGTGGCCTATCTGTTCACTGCGGTATTCGGCGTCTCGGTGATGCTCATCGCCAATCGGGTCTTCCACTCGGCGGGTGTGGCCATCACGGATCGGGAGGCCGTCTCACGCATGGCTGGGCTGCTCGCGGAAATCACGGGGCCGGCCGGCTTTTATATTTACTCGATTGGCTTCTGGGCTGCGGTGCTGGCTTCGTTGATCGGCGTGTGGCAAACCGTGCCAACCATCTTCGCGGATGGCTCCAGCCTGCTCCGGCGGATACCGCAATCGGCGCGTGACGCCGCGATGCAACCGTCGTCATGGCAATATCGAACGGGGCTGGCGTTCATGGCGCTGGTGTCCGTTCCGTTTGCGTTCCTCGGACGACCGCTGCTGGTGGTGGTGGCGTTTACCATCATTGGCAGTCTGTTCATCCCGTTTCTCGCCGCCACGCTTCTTTATCTGAACAACCGTGCCCCGTGGCCCGGGCCCATCCGACGCAACAACGCGGCAACGAACGCGGTGCTCGTGCTCGTATTGCTGCTGTTCGCAGTGACGGGCGGGCTGGAAATTTTCCGCGCTCTTTCGAGGCCATGA
- the arsA gene encoding arsenical pump-driving ATPase, producing the protein MNLPNYQPDPSLTTRYLFFTGKGGVGKTSLSCATALKLAEAGKRVLLVSTDPASNLDEVLETKLTNAPTPIAGAPGLDALNINPVEAAAAYRERLIGPMRGLLPEAALRSMEEQLSGSCTVEIAAFDEFSGLIGNPEAVKGYDHVIFDTAPTGHTLRLMSLAKAWDQFLDTNTSGTSCLGPLAGLEKQRVIYEGTVKTLADASATTLLLVSRPQLAALREAERTSKELRALGVGNQRLVINGVFETKCPDDLTSQAMQQRGLAALAAAQEFISSLPSFIVPLRPINILGIGGLRVLLDGHGQAAEVTPQRNDWSLPEMGSLQDLVADIEKQGSGVIMTMGKGGVGKTTVAAAIAVMLARRGHSVHLSTTDPAAHVAQTLAGQVDGLTLSKIDPAAETAAYQAEVMNAQGAAMDEAGRSLLEEDLRSPCTEEIAVFRAFAREVGQGTNRFVVLDTAPTGHTLLLLDASEAYQRELERQARSTQPEEVLRLLERLRDPAFTRILLVTLPEATPVHEAAALQEDLRRARIEPFAWIINQSLLQSGSCDPLLQRREEAEHPYLREVVEKHATRTAWLPWQPEEPTGPEALARLAASSLEPALI; encoded by the coding sequence GTGAATCTGCCGAACTACCAGCCCGATCCCTCCCTTACCACGCGCTACCTCTTCTTCACCGGCAAGGGTGGAGTGGGCAAAACGTCGCTCTCCTGCGCAACGGCGCTCAAGCTCGCCGAGGCGGGTAAGCGCGTGCTGCTGGTGAGTACGGACCCGGCTTCCAATCTGGATGAAGTGCTGGAAACCAAGCTCACGAACGCGCCCACGCCCATCGCGGGTGCCCCGGGGCTCGACGCGCTGAACATCAACCCGGTCGAGGCGGCAGCGGCGTATCGCGAGCGCTTGATCGGCCCGATGCGCGGACTGCTGCCGGAGGCGGCGCTGCGCAGCATGGAGGAGCAGCTCTCGGGATCATGCACGGTCGAGATCGCAGCATTTGATGAGTTCTCGGGTTTGATCGGAAATCCGGAAGCTGTGAAGGGCTACGACCACGTCATCTTCGACACCGCGCCGACCGGCCACACGCTGCGGCTGATGAGTCTGGCGAAAGCGTGGGATCAATTCCTCGACACCAACACCAGCGGCACGTCCTGCCTTGGCCCGCTGGCGGGTTTGGAAAAGCAGCGCGTCATTTATGAAGGCACGGTCAAGACGCTAGCCGATGCGTCCGCGACGACGCTGCTGCTGGTCAGCCGTCCGCAACTCGCCGCTCTGCGCGAGGCGGAGCGAACCTCCAAGGAACTGCGCGCTCTCGGCGTGGGCAATCAGCGGCTCGTCATCAACGGCGTTTTTGAAACGAAGTGCCCGGACGATCTGACCTCACAAGCCATGCAACAGCGCGGGCTGGCCGCTTTGGCTGCTGCGCAGGAGTTCATCAGCAGCCTGCCGAGTTTCATCGTGCCGCTGAGGCCGATCAACATTCTCGGAATCGGCGGGCTGCGCGTGCTGCTGGATGGCCATGGCCAAGCAGCGGAGGTGACACCGCAGCGCAATGACTGGTCGCTGCCAGAGATGGGGAGCCTCCAAGACCTCGTGGCCGACATCGAAAAGCAAGGCAGCGGCGTCATCATGACGATGGGCAAAGGCGGCGTGGGCAAGACCACCGTGGCCGCTGCCATCGCGGTGATGCTCGCGCGGCGTGGGCATTCCGTGCATCTCAGCACCACCGATCCCGCCGCGCATGTGGCCCAGACTTTGGCGGGTCAGGTGGATGGGCTCACGCTCAGCAAGATCGACCCCGCGGCGGAGACGGCGGCCTACCAGGCTGAAGTCATGAATGCGCAAGGCGCCGCGATGGACGAGGCCGGACGATCCTTGCTGGAGGAAGATCTGCGCTCACCCTGCACCGAAGAAATCGCCGTGTTCCGCGCCTTCGCCCGCGAGGTCGGACAAGGCACGAACCGCTTCGTCGTGCTCGACACCGCACCGACCGGCCACACGTTGCTCCTGCTCGACGCCAGCGAGGCTTATCAGCGCGAACTGGAGCGCCAGGCGCGCAGCACCCAGCCGGAGGAAGTGCTGCGTCTGCTGGAACGTCTGCGCGATCCGGCGTTCACCCGCATCCTGCTCGTCACCCTGCCCGAAGCCACGCCGGTCCATGAAGCAGCCGCGTTGCAGGAAGATCTGCGCCGCGCGCGCATCGAACCGTTTGCGTGGATCATCAATCAAAGCCTGCTGCAAAGCGGCTCGTGCGATCCGCTGCTGCAACGCCGCGAAGAGGCCGAGCACCCCTACCTCCGCGAGGTGGTGGAAAAGCACGCCACCCGCACCGCGTGGCTCCCCTGGCAGCCGGAAGAACCCACCGGCCCGGAAGCCCTCGCCCGTCTGGCCGCATCCAGCCTCGAACCCGCACTAATATGA
- a CDS encoding metalloregulator ArsR/SmtB family transcription factor, whose product MPTVNASVPQKTSADFQNAALVFKALSNPHRLLIVDALGRGERSVAELTALVSIDMSTVSNHLSVLRNVGIVTADRRGTQIFYSLRKPCLLNIFCCLEEFHGE is encoded by the coding sequence ATGCCAACCGTCAACGCTTCGGTTCCTCAAAAGACTTCGGCTGACTTCCAAAACGCTGCTCTTGTCTTCAAAGCTCTGAGCAACCCACATCGACTCCTGATCGTGGATGCTTTGGGACGCGGAGAACGTTCGGTCGCTGAATTAACCGCTCTCGTAAGCATCGATATGTCCACCGTTTCCAACCACCTCTCTGTTTTGCGCAATGTTGGCATCGTCACTGCCGACCGCCGCGGCACTCAGATTTTTTACTCACTTCGGAAACCGTGCCTGCTGAACATCTTTTGCTGCCTTGAGGAATTTCATGGGGAGTAA
- a CDS encoding rhodanese-like domain-containing protein, translating into MKTITPTQLNKRLQAGEKLHLLDVRTPAEHAEVHVPGVHLAPLDRLDPAQLADVNGFAKDQPVFVLCRSGSRAKQAAEKLEKNGFTHCEVVEGGTLAWAEAGLPVNRGTTSVMSLERQVRIAAGAIVLTGALLAQFVNPAFIWLSGFVGAGLMFAGITDTCAMGMLISKLPWNQRGCGSCCAR; encoded by the coding sequence ATGAAAACCATCACACCAACCCAGCTCAACAAACGCCTCCAGGCCGGCGAAAAACTTCACCTCCTCGATGTCCGCACCCCGGCGGAACATGCCGAAGTCCATGTCCCCGGCGTGCATCTCGCGCCGCTGGACCGGCTCGATCCAGCGCAGCTCGCCGACGTGAACGGCTTTGCCAAGGACCAGCCAGTCTTCGTCCTTTGCCGCTCGGGCAGCCGCGCGAAACAGGCTGCGGAGAAGCTCGAAAAGAACGGCTTCACACACTGCGAAGTAGTCGAGGGCGGCACGCTGGCTTGGGCCGAAGCCGGGCTCCCGGTAAATCGCGGCACGACCAGCGTCATGTCGCTGGAGCGTCAGGTGCGCATCGCCGCCGGGGCCATCGTGCTGACCGGTGCGCTACTCGCGCAGTTCGTCAATCCGGCCTTCATCTGGCTCTCCGGCTTCGTCGGCGCGGGGCTGATGTTCGCCGGTATCACAGACACCTGCGCCATGGGCATGCTAATCTCGAAGCTGCCTTGGAACCAACGCGGCTGCGGCTCCTGCTGCGCAAGGTAA
- the pstB gene encoding phosphate ABC transporter ATP-binding protein PstB — MNEPLPNIIEVDQLSFSYGKSRALHEISLSIPEKKVTAFIGPSGCGKSTLLRNFNRMNDLVPIARVDSGEIRIHGVNIFDPSVSVLELRKRVGMVFQKSNPFPKSIYENIVYGLRLQGKNNRSELDPIVEKSLRGAALWDEVKDRLDSSALGLSGGQMQRLCIARAIAVEPEILLMDEPCAALDPIATMKVEELIATLREKYTIVIVTHNMQQASRCSDITAFFYLGRLIEMSQTEKIFRNPAQKQTEDYISGRFG; from the coding sequence ATGAACGAGCCGTTACCCAATATCATCGAAGTCGATCAACTGAGCTTTTCCTACGGCAAAAGCCGGGCGCTGCACGAGATCAGCCTCAGCATTCCGGAGAAAAAAGTCACCGCTTTCATCGGGCCGTCTGGCTGTGGAAAATCGACCCTGCTGCGGAACTTCAACCGCATGAACGACCTCGTGCCCATCGCCCGCGTGGACAGCGGCGAAATCCGCATCCACGGCGTGAACATTTTCGATCCGAGTGTGAGTGTATTGGAACTCCGCAAACGCGTCGGCATGGTCTTTCAAAAATCGAATCCGTTTCCCAAGTCGATCTACGAAAACATCGTTTACGGCCTGCGTCTCCAAGGCAAAAACAACCGATCCGAGTTAGATCCGATTGTGGAAAAAAGCCTGCGCGGCGCCGCCCTCTGGGATGAGGTGAAAGACCGTCTCGACTCCAGCGCCTTGGGACTTTCCGGCGGCCAAATGCAGCGTCTGTGCATCGCCCGCGCCATTGCCGTGGAACCCGAGATTCTCCTGATGGACGAACCGTGCGCCGCGCTCGATCCGATAGCCACGATGAAGGTCGAGGAACTCATCGCCACCTTGCGCGAGAAATACACCATAGTCATCGTCACGCACAACATGCAGCAGGCCAGCCGTTGCTCCGACATCACGGCCTTTTTCTATCTCGGCCGCCTCATTGAAATGAGCCAGACCGAGAAAATTTTCCGCAACCCCGCCCAGAAGCAGACTGAAGATTATATCTCCGGCCGCTTCGGCTGA